A genomic segment from Dermacentor silvarum isolate Dsil-2018 chromosome 11, BIME_Dsil_1.4, whole genome shotgun sequence encodes:
- the LOC125941544 gene encoding uncharacterized protein LOC125941544 yields the protein MSTELLHPSLPQRGAGGDRGDSDRNTGCPRVIAFGPPAQRQRGESDTPGFAGRGHRLWAQVPTRALYVLKGVRKAGIFISILLGASILIKLLSLADETIAWRHSHAFVHKSRLLSKFRALCESHACHQYAWELQSSVDATRNPCHSLYDYVCGRWRHGGNAVQSVRSVAEGRLMQQAQLSALSLNDSAVTSDATSEKVAGLIRSCIQARRDPSELAAFLRERGVLPYHWNGPQGLLDTLVNLSVKWDIHIWFYLHVVSAYNFIPVVSIRRSQPLDEWTGRFRKTGKTKKYKRHIERVLRTLGLANESLDEAVMRVSSMDALVSQMLQSADAEPDSGALVVDIETMAETYTPAVTAHMWLGALQANEILGLNISRESLVEVQSSRVLRLVNTLFNFGNHMQEYIAEHIAYRVFIDIGWMVDDSYSVVHGRSVQFTTDRITTRCLRQVEKMTGVAWFSLLTTFHKDDHLLSSVLNLAVPPNIAAAITVPSEVSFSEDVLPPLQSSFFADWLTYKKTRHELASAGLYNILRLNGVEAGAWYRDMNLTVEPLVFSYPFFHSQLHPVVNYAGAGRLLARASLGFASPSATTSTAEHRAVAIALHALRNTPVGRGYPSSNIQDELFFMASCYAVCDAGHAARQMCDEPVKRLQSFRTAFTCTLPT from the coding sequence CGAGGCCACCGCCTGTGGGCCCAAGTACCGACACGTGCCCTTTACGTTCTGAAAGGCGTCCGCAAGGCAGGCATCTTCATCAGCATCCTACTGGGTGCCTCCATACTCATCAAGCTCCTGTCGTTGGCCGACGAGACCATCGCGTGGCGTCACAGCCACGCCTTCGTGCACAAAAGTCGACTGCTGTCTAAGTTCCGCGCACTCTGCGAAAGCCATGCCTGTCATCAATACGCCTGGGAGCTGCAGTCTTCGGTGGACGCAACCCGGAACCCGTGCCACAGCCTCTACGACTACGTGTGTGGCCGGTGGCGTCACGGCGGGAACGCCGTGCAGTCCGTTCGCAGTGTGGCCGAGGGCAGGCTGATGCAGCAGGCACAGCTCTCCGCGCTGTCTCTGAACGATTCTGCCGTCACGTCGGATGCCACATCGGAGAAGGTGGCCGGGCTAATACGTTCCTGCATCCAAGCGAGACGCGACCCTTCCGAACTGGCAGCGTTCCTTAGAGAGCGTGGTGTCCTGCCGTACCACTGGAATGGTCCGCAAGGCCTACTCGACACCCTGGTAAACTTGTCAGTGAAGTGGGACATCCACATCTGGTTTTATCTGCACGTCGTCTCAGCGTACAACTTCATACCAGTTGTAAGCATCCGCAGGAGCCAGCCGCTGGACGAATGGACGGGCAGGTTTAGAAAAACGGGGAAAACGAAGAAGTACAAGAGGCACATTGAACGTGTGTTGAGAACATTGGGCCTCGCGAATGAATCACTAGATGAAGCAGTCATGCGCGTTTCGTCCATGGATGCGCTGGTGAGCCAAATGCTGCAAAGCGCTGACGCAGAACCAGACAGCGGGGCACTGGTCGTGGACATTGAAACGATGGCAGAGACGTACACTCCAGCCGTTACTGCCCATATGTGGCTCGGTGCTCTGCAGGCTAATGAAATATTAGGACTGAATATCTCGCGGGAGTCCCTCGTTGAGGTGCAGAGTTCAAGGGTCCTCCGTCTGGTGAACACACTCTTTAACTTCGGAAACCACATGCAAGAATATATAGCAGAGCACATCGCCTACCGGGTCTTTATCGACATCGGATGGATGGTGGATGATAGCTACAGTGTCGTCCACGGCCGCTCTGTACAATTCACAACCGACAGAATCACGACCCGATGTCTTCGTCAGGTGGAGAAGATGACTGGCGTTGCCTGGTTCAGCCTTCTGACCACGTTCCACAAGGATGACCATCTGCTGAGCAGCGTGCTCAACCTGGCAGTGCCTCCGAACATCGCAGCAGCCATTACCGTGCCCTCGGAAGTGTCCTTCTCCGAGGACGTGCTGCCACCCCTGCAGTCCTCGTTCTTCGCCGACTGGCTCACCTACAAGAAAACGAGGCACGAGCTCGCGTCTGCTGGCCTGTACAACATCCTGCGGCTAAATGGCGTCGAGGCCGGGGCGTGGTACCGGGATATGAACCTGACGGTAGAACCTCTGGTTTTCTCTTACCCGTTCTTCCACTCGCAGCTGCATCCGGTCGTCAACTATGCCGGAGCCGGAAGGCTTTTGGCGCGTGCCTCTCTAGGTTTCGCCTCACCCAGCGCTACGACCTCCACGGCCGAGCACAGGGCCGTAGCCATTGCCCTGCATGCTTTGCGCAATACACCAGTGGGCCGCGGTTACCCGAGCAGCAACATCCAGGACGAGCTGTTCTTCATGGCATCGTGCTACGCGGTGTGCGATGCCGGACACGCAGCGCGACAGATGTGTGACGAGCCGGTCAAAAGGCTTCAATCTTTCAGAACAGCGTTTACCTGCACCCTGCCAACATAG